TATTGGTCACGGTCACCATTACCAGCGGGATGCGATCGGCGCCGACCTCCGCAATCGTGCGCTCGAGGGCCTCGACGTCCATGTTCCCTTTGAAAGGGTGGTTCGTCGACGGATCGCGACCCTCGGCGATCACGAGGTCGAGCGCTTCCGCCCCCTGGTATTCGACGTTGGCCCGGGTGGTGTCGAAATGGGTGTTGTTCGGGACAACATCGCCGGATTTGACCATGACTGAAAACAAGATCCGTTCGGCTGCTCGTCCCTGGTGGGTTGGGATTATTTCCGCGAGTCCGGTGATGCCCTGGACTGTTTCGAGAAAGCGGTAGAAGGACCTGCTGCCGGCGTACGACTCGTCGCCGACCATCATTCCCGCCCACTGCTTGGCGGACATCGCTCCGGTTCCTGAATCTGTGAGGAGGTCGATGATGACTTCGTCGGCGTGAAGGCCGAACAAGTTGAAACCGGCTCGCCCCAATGCCTCCTCACGTTCGTCCCTCGTCGGGAGGTTGATTTCCTGGGTGCTGTGTATGCGGAATGGTTCGATGATGGTTCGGTATGGCATGGACCTTCCTCTCTCCTGCGGAGTCTGCCACGATGAATTGACCACCGCGACGGTATCCTCGGTGGCGAAATGCCTGTGCGAACTCTTCTTCTAGTCGTCTCGCTGGTGGTTGCGAGCCTGGCCGTTGACGGCGGCGTGGCCGTAGCCCTCGCCGATCTGGGCCCCGGCGGAACGTTCGTCGATGACGACGGGCATCCGGCGGAGTCCTATATCGAGGCGGCCTTCGCGGCTGGATATCTCGACGGATGTGATTCTGCCCATCCCGATCGCTTCTGCCCCTCTAGTCGGGCATCGTGGACCGACGTGGACCGTGGGATCGTTCGGGCTATGGGAACCGGGCGGTCGAGGCTCTCGTGCGGGAGCTCTTTCTGTTCCGCTGTTTCGATTCCGGTTTCAGCGGTTGCGGCGGCACTTGCAGTCCCGCTCCCCGGGCTGGTGAGCATGCGGCGCGGAGAGGCCCCGATCGATCGGGCCACCCTGGCCGTCATGCTCTCCTCGGCAGCTCACCTCGAGTTGCCTGAGATTCAGGCCAGGAGATCGTTCAGCATCGCCGCCACCGGGGATATTCTTCCCCACACGCCTCTGATGAGCCAGGCCGCCCGCAACGACGGCGACGGTGGGTTCGACTTCGATCCGATGTTTGCCGACATCAAACCCATCATCTCCGCCGTTGATCTCGGGCTCTGCCATCTCGAGACGCCTCTGTCGTCGGACAATGCCGCACTCTCGTCGTATCCGGTCTTCTACTCCCCCCGGGAAGTCGCCGAGGCGGTGGTGGTGGCGGGGTATGACGGCTGTTCGACTGCCTCGAATCATTCATTCGACAAGCGAACGACCGGGGTCTTGAGCACGCTCGGGGTGATAGACGAGGCCGGGCTCGGTCGTGCCGGCACCACCGACCTCGCCGACGGTCCGTCGTGGTGGATGTACGACGTTGAAGGGGTGACGGTTGCCCACCTTTCGTATACGTACGGGCTAAACGGATTTCGACTGCCCGCCGATCAACCATGGCTCGTCAACCTGATCGATGAAGAGCAGATCATCGCCGACGCCGCCGAGGTCCGTGAGCTGGGGGCTGAGTTCATCGCCGTCAGCCTCCACTGGGGCAACGAGTATCAGCCTTTGCCCAGCAGCTACCAGCGGGGGATCGCAGAGGCTCTGCTTGCCTCACCGGATGTCGACGTGATTATCGGCCATCACGCCCATGTCGTGCAGGCCGTCGAGAAGATCAACGGGAAGTTCGTGTTGTACGGTCTCGGCAATCTGGTCTCGAACCAGTTCTTCAGCCTGCCAACCCAGGACGGCGTTATCGCGGTTCTCGACGTGGTCGAGGGAGTCGACGGGTTCTCAGTCGCAGAGATCGAGTTTGTGCCAACGAAGGTCGAACGGGGTTCGTACCGGATCGTCCCGATATCGATCGAGCTGGGCACTGAACTCGGCCAACAGGACCGCATTGCCCTCGAGCAATCCTGGCAGAGGACTCTCGAGGCTCTCTCGGCGCTCGACGAGTCTATCGCCGGCATGGTGGCGCCGATACCGTGACAATTGGCCCTTTACCGGGACCGCCTCCGTCTGTCATCGTGGAGGTAGCACTGAGATCGCATCCGCAAAGGAGGTGCACCGTGGGCGACAATGAAGCGCTGAGCGCAGCAGGGAGACATCGAGCTGTTCTGCTTGACGCGGCAGCCGGGCTGGAGTTCGCGATTGCCTCTCCGGTCGGCAGAGGGGTCGCTTGGCGCGAGCTCGTAGACGGCGAACTGCACCGTCTTCGGGCGGCTCTGGCCGACCACACGAACGCGGTCGAGAGTGACGACGGGCTTCTCGCCGATATCGTGCATCAGGCACCTCGCCTCTCGAACCTGGTCAAGCTCTTGCGCAAAGATCACCTGGAGATGGACGCCCGGATCGGCGACATCATCCACATGGTGGGAGCCGTCCCGGTGGATGAACCCGATGAGGCCGGCGATGAAATCCGCATTGCCACATTGGAGTTGCTCGGCAAGCTGAGCCGTCACCGCCAGAAGGGAGCCGACCTCGTCTACCGGGCCTTCAACGTCGACATCGGAGGCGTGGATTG
This DNA window, taken from Acidimicrobiia bacterium, encodes the following:
- a CDS encoding CapA family protein produces the protein MPVRTLLLVVSLVVASLAVDGGVAVALADLGPGGTFVDDDGHPAESYIEAAFAAGYLDGCDSAHPDRFCPSSRASWTDVDRGIVRAMGTGRSRLSCGSSFCSAVSIPVSAVAAALAVPLPGLVSMRRGEAPIDRATLAVMLSSAAHLELPEIQARRSFSIAATGDILPHTPLMSQAARNDGDGGFDFDPMFADIKPIISAVDLGLCHLETPLSSDNAALSSYPVFYSPREVAEAVVVAGYDGCSTASNHSFDKRTTGVLSTLGVIDEAGLGRAGTTDLADGPSWWMYDVEGVTVAHLSYTYGLNGFRLPADQPWLVNLIDEEQIIADAAEVRELGAEFIAVSLHWGNEYQPLPSSYQRGIAEALLASPDVDVIIGHHAHVVQAVEKINGKFVLYGLGNLVSNQFFSLPTQDGVIAVLDVVEGVDGFSVAEIEFVPTKVERGSYRIVPISIELGTELGQQDRIALEQSWQRTLEALSALDESIAGMVAPIP